One bacterium HR17 genomic window, ACGCCCGCAGGGTTGTTGGCGGAAATGTTTGACCCGTTCGGCTCTGGCTATTGGGCAGCAGGGCACGGCTGGTCGGCAGCGTGGCTATTGCTATTGGTGCTTTCGCTGGCAGATGGCGGGTGAAACGCCTTGACTTTGCGGGCAAACAGTAAAAAGGCAGTGTGGGCGACCATACGGTCTTCAGGACGCAAGCGGTCGGGGTTAGGCTTGTAATGGCGCAACAGCAGTTCGCTCACTTCCACATCCAGCAGCGGCAGTTTTTTCATCGCCCGCAGCGTTTCGCTGACTTGGTTGGTCGTCGGCACAAGCACGACGAGCGTTCCGCCGCTGGCTAACGCGTCCAGGGCTTGGGGCAAGTAAAGCCAAGGCTCACGCACATCCAAAAAGACGACATCGGCGTTGCCCTCTTCAAACCCGTCGGCGATGTCCTTGACCTTGAAGGTGACGCGGTGGAGCAACCCTGCCCGTTCCACATTGCGCCGCGCCAGTTCGGAAAATTCGGGGCGCCGCTCGTAAGAGAACACGTGCCCGTTGTCGCCGACGGCTGCCGCGAACATCAGCGTGGATGCCCCGCTCCCGCTGCCCGATTCCACGACGATGCTGCCAGCGGTCACGCCTGCCCGCACGACGATGTAGCCCATTTCTTTGGGGTAGGTGACTTGGGTTTGGCGCTTGACGGCGTGCAGCACCCAATCGGCGGGCGTCGGGCGCACCGCCACCAACGGTTGCCCCAAATGCGACCGCACGATTGCCCCTGCCTCTTGCCCGACCAATTCGCTCAAATCAAACACGCCGTCAGCGGTCGTGAACTTTTCGCCGACTTGGGCGATCCACCGCTGCGACTTTTCAGGGTCCGGCGGGAGCAACAGCACCCACTCGCCTTGCTGCAACGGCTTGGGCAACCGCTATCACTCCTTGATACTGCCGTTATCGGTTACAACGCGCAAAATTGTGCGGGGGCATTGTCACGCGCCCTTACGGTGCAGTTTCAGTGTGCACATAACAGCGCAAAGTGTAAACGGGTCGGTCACCACCGCTGCA contains:
- the trmI gene encoding tRNA (adenine(58)-N(1))-methyltransferase TrmI; this encodes MPKPLQQGEWVLLLPPDPEKSQRWIAQVGEKFTTADGVFDLSELVGQEAGAIVRSHLGQPLVAVRPTPADWVLHAVKRQTQVTYPKEMGYIVVRAGVTAGSIVVESGSGSGASTLMFAAAVGDNGHVFSYERRPEFSELARRNVERAGLLHRVTFKVKDIADGFEEGNADVVFLDVREPWLYLPQALDALASGGTLVVLVPTTNQVSETLRAMKKLPLLDVEVSELLLRHYKPNPDRLRPEDRMVAHTAFLLFARKVKAFHPPSASESTNSNSHAADQPCPAAQ